AAGGGCCCAGTTCAGTGTGAGTGCCCGGGGGAGCGCCCTACCCACATGCCCAGAGAAAGGCCAGGCTTGGCTCAGTGCCACCATGAGCACAAGCCCAAAAGGTGTGTGGTGCCCTCACACCCAGCCTTGGGGTGGAGTGGGAAGGACAGACTGGACAGACCACCTGTGTCTAGTCTTGGTGGGGGTTGAGGGCAGCGGGGTTGGGGTAGGGGCTATAGGCTCCTGTGCAAAGGAGGACAGAGAGCAGGGCCATTTGAAGATGGGGGGGGGCATTTGAAGAGGGGGGGTAGCCCTGTACCAGCGCGAAACCCACCTGGCTCTCTAGGAAGCGCCGGACTCGGTGCAGGTCTGGGTAGTAGTCGTTGCGCACCACGATCTGCAGCCAGCGGATGCGGATCTCGGCATTCATGGAGTCCAGCAGGGCCGAGTAGCACTGGGACAGGCTGGTCACCACCTCTGCAGGACAGAAGCAGCTCAGCAGGGAGCCCAGGCCCCCCACTTCCCCCATTCCACCCCTGCCTTCTGGGACCCACCTTGTGGCAGTGGGGAGCCGTCTAACAGGCGGTCCAGAAAGAGTGCTGTCTGGAAGGTCCTCCACTTGGAGATGTCCACAGCACTGGCTGAAGCAGCGGCCTGGTCCACAGGCTCAGCGGTCCAGAGCTGGAAGAGCGCCTCCACAGGCCGGGTCAGGCTGAACCCCTGGGACAGGTCAGGCTCGGCCAGAGGGGGTCCTGTGGCGTTGAGCCAGCGCTCAAACTCCAGCCCTGTTGGAGAAGCAGGCAGTGGCCGTTCCGCCAGACCCTCGCCGCCCACCCTGTTCCAGGCCCAGGGATTTGGGCTTGGCTCCTGGCGTGACGTGTCCCCTGCTGCTGGGGCCCTCTGAACCCACCTAGGCTGACTGCATGGACAGGGAGGCACATGTGAGGTAGTTCTGCTCCAAAAGCCCTTGGACCGGGCATCAGAGATGTCACAACTACCCAGCTTAGTATCTCTAAACCTCCCATGTTCAGCCACCATGACCAGACCCTTTGTACCTCAGTCCCTCTGCCAGCCCTGTTCTGGACTGAGGACTTGAAGTTGTGCCGGGAATGCTCCCCCCAATGGTGTTGAGACCATGGGGATGCAGCCCAGACTCCCATGTTTAGAGTGACTTCAGACTGCCGAGTGTCTGCCCTGTTCCCCATACTCTGTCCAGTGTCTCAGCCTGACCCCAGGGACACCTTCATGCTGGCACCTAGCAGATGGGGAGCCTTACCTACCACCACCATCTGAATCAAGTACTCAGCCAAAATGTTACTTCTTCCAGGAAATTTTCCTGGCCTAATCCTCCTCTTTACTATCAAGGTGTATCCTTGGAGGATTGTAGGGCAGTTACATGAGGCCATGGGACTGACCTGAGGGGTTTTTCCCTAGGCACCTGGGATGGTGAGCCCCTAGCCCCCTCGCCCCTCACCTGCTCGGCAATCCACACTCTGTTCCTTCAGCTCTGGGAAGAAGCTCAGGAAGGAGTCCAGCAGGTCCTGTGCAACCACGCTGGTGAACTTGTACTTGTCCACGTAGGCCTGCTCGGGTGGGGCCGGGCTCAGCAGGCCTGGGGCTGGGCATGTGCACCCCCCAGTGAAAGGCCCTGCGGTCACCTGAGTCCTGCCTGGTAGTTGGGCCTGGGATGGATGGGGTGTCCGGGCCTGATCCTGGGGCCCTCAATGTGGGTGTCCTGGCCTGCTCCCAGGACTTGGGATGAATGGTGTGTCCTGGCCCTCTCCCAGGACCCTTAGTGTGGGTATCCTGGCCTGCTCCCTAGTCCCCCAGTGACTGCAAGCTGCCTGAGGGTGGGGGCCAGGAGGTGGTGGCCCACAGGGTGGAGGGACTCACACGAAGGAAGTTGTCGAAGTGCTGGGGGTCCCCGCAGAGCTGGGACAGGTAGTACACAAAGCAGTACCCCTTCTCGTAGGTGAAGAGGTTCATGAGGTGGCTGGGGTTCACCCCTGTGGGAGAGCAGGGGATCAGGATCCGCCAagcaaggagagaaggagggactCACCTCAGCCCTCACACCTGGGAGGTGTCCAGGCTAAGGAGACACACTTGAGTGCCTGAGAGAGGTGGCAGGGGCAGGCAGCAGAAGGTGCAGCAATGGGGTGAGGTAGAGGCAGGGGCGGCACCTGGAAAAGGGTAGGACCTCTACAGAGGGCCTGGGGACACCTTAGGATGTGGCACAGCAGAGGGGGCGTGGCAGCAGTGGGAATGGGGGCCGAAGAGGGACTGGGCAGGGGCTAAAtatggggtgggggcagggcTGAATTGCAGCAGCAGCAGGGGCGGAGCAACAGCAAAGTGGGCGGAGAGACAGAGGGGGCAGGGTGGGGCAGTGTCGAAGCATCCGCGGGGCGGGGCTACAGAGGGGATGGGCGGGGTTTCGGAAGCGGAGGTGGGGCAGCAAGAGTGGGAGGGGCTACAGCAGAGGGGGCAGAATTGAAACAGAGGCTAAGGCGAAGCAGGAGTGGGGGGCATCATCAGGAGGCAGGGCGGAAGCAGAGGATGAGACAGTGGCAGGGGCGGGGCCATATCCGAGTGGGCGGAGGTACGGCGGAGGGGGCAGGGTAAAGTCACAGCAGCAGAAGGGCGGGGCATCTGCAGGGGAGAGGGGGCGTTGGCCCGGCAGCACTGGTACCTGGCTCCAGCTTGACCTGCAGCTTGCTGACCGGACTGTCCTCGCCCAACAGCTTCATCTGCCTGTGCAGGGCGTCCAGCCGGAAAGCGGTCTCCAGGCAGGTGAAGGCAGCACCTGCGCAGGGACGGACAGGTGGGTGGGCTGAGCACCTGCCcttgccccctggactaggaggcCCCGCCCCACGCAGCACTACCGTAAGTCTCCGTGGTGATGCGGCGCTGCGCATAGGTGGCCAGCCCCTCGCTCAGCCACATCTCCTCCCAGGTGGCATTGGTGACTGCGTTGCCGAACCAGCTGTGGGCCACCTCATGGATGACGTCTATGACCAGGAACTCGTCGCTCTCCAGGATGGAGGAGATGATGAAGGTGAGGCAGGGGTTCTCCATGGCCACGATGGGGAAGGAAGGGGGCAAGAAGACGATGTCGTACCTGCGGGCGGGTAGCGCGGGGGTCAGCCGGCCCATCCCTCGGGACCCCTCCGCCCTCCAAGCGCccccacctcacctgccccacaTATAGGGCCCATAGAGCCGCTCCGCAGCGCTCAGCCATTGCTCCACGGCGCCTGACAGCTTGCTGGTGGCCGTGGGCAGGAGGCAAGGCTCAGCCCACACGCGGCTCCTGGCAGAGGGAAAGGGGGTGGGAGGGTGGTCAGCCTCGACCCGCCACCTCACTCGCGCCTATCCCCGCGCGGGGGCATCAGACCCGAACCCTAGAGCCAGAAGCACGGGCAGGGGTTGGGCTGTCTGTACCAGGGCTCTTGGGCTGGAAGTAGCGGGCGGCCCTACCTGGGCCCGATGTCAGCCGGCTGGAGGTCCCCGGCCACCAGGGCCACGAGGTAGGCGGGCACGGGGTGTTCCATGTGGAAGCGGTAGACGCCCTCCTCTTCCTCGTAGGTGCTCCGTGTGGCGCTCATCAGCACTTGCACCCCGGATGGCGCCTGGGTGTGTGGGGCCGCGGTGAGGACCAGCCCAGCCGCGCCCCCAGCCGCGCCCCCACTTGGAGCTGGAGCCCTGTGCACCCACCTTGACCACAGCTGAGTAGGTGCACTTCACCGCGGGCGTGTCGAAGCAGGGGAAGAAGGAGCGGTTGCATACAGAGTGGCCCTGCGTGAATACGAAGGGCTTGGTGCGGCCGTATGTCAGCTCGGGCTCCAGCCACCAGATCTGCGGGCACATTGGGCGTCAGTGGCACTGCGTCTGCAGTACTCCAGGGGCCAGCAGGCACCTGCACAGGTCTCGCTCCAGAGGGAAACCAAGGCCACAACAGCCTCCCTGCAATCTGCTCCTTGTCTTCCTGTATTCCTGTGAGGCCCCTCCCTGCACCCCTTCCTCGCCCTCTCTACCTGGGCAGCCCCGCAGAGACCCAGCTTCAGGGACATTCCTTTCAAGGGTCCACCAACTCAGGGCGCTCAGGCAAGGAAATGTAGGCGTGCACCCCAAAGTATGCAGCACCCCCAAACAGCCCTGGGCGCTGGTACAAGGAGAGGGGAATTTGGAAGAGGGAGCCGCCCCTGCCTGGGGTTCCCAGGACCCAAGTTCCTGGAGAAGGTTAGGGGAGGAGCTACCTGTACCTACCTGTCAGGGCCCCGTCCCTTGCCTACCTACAGACAACcccagactgggggggggggggggagagagagagagagagagagagagagagagagagagagagagagagagagagagagagagagagagagagagtgagtttgtgtgtatgtgtgtgtgtgtgtgtgtgtgtgtgtgtgtgagtgtgcgcGTGCGCCAGGATAGGGGGGTCACTGTGGGCCCCCACGTGGCTGGAACGAGACGTCAGGACCAGCCTTTCTGTCCAGACCGGCAGCACTACGGTCTCATGGGCCACGGATCACGGATGGCGCGGCAGGCGCCCACGGAGGCGGGGGGCTCCCGTCCCCAGCCCTGAGTGCCCGCGCTGGGCCGAGGCCACGCACACGCCGCGGGGGCCGGGACGCGGGCAACGGGGTCCTTGGGAGCCCCCCGGGGCCGGATCACTCACGGCGGGCGCGTCGGTCGAGGTGTAGCGCAGGATGACCTGGAAGGGCTGGTGCGCCGGCAGCTCGGGCGGCAGGGTGACGGTGAGCGAGGAGCCGTAGTCGGTGAACGGGTCGAGCCGGAAGGCCAGCGGGCAGCCGGCGGGCTCGGCGGAGGGCGCGTCCGGGAAGGCgggctgcggcggcggcggcggcgcgggcccCGGCTGGGCGGCGAAGGCGAAGGCGCAGGTCTGCGCGGGGGCGCGGCGGAAGGCGGCCGAGTGCAGGCGCAGGGCCGGGTGCGCGTCGAGCACGAGCGCGCGGAGTGCGGGCCGCCGCGCGCACAGCTCGAGCACCAGGCAGCCGGCCAGCTCGCGCGCCTCGGGCCGCAGCTCCAGGCCCAGCTGCAGGTGGCGGAGGCGGAAGAGCTGCGCGCTGGAGGCCGAGGCCACGTCCAGGGCGGGCGGCGGCtcgggcggcgggcgggcgggcgcggccTCGGCGCCCGGCGCCTTGCGGCAGCAGCACTGCGCGGCCATGGCCGCCGTGCTAGGTGAAATCCATGGGCGGCCGCGCAGGCGGCGGCCGCGAgacgcggggcgcggggcgcaggGCCGGGCGGCGGTGGCGGTGGGGCGCGGGCACAACAGGAAGTCGCGCCGGGAGCCGCCCGGCCAGCCCCGCGCGGTGCGCCGCCCCGCTCGGTCTCCGCTCGGTCGCCGCCGGGGGCGCTGTGCGCGCGGTGCGGAGCCGGGGGCCCGGGCGCCGTGTGCGGAGGCGCGGGGCCCGGGGAGGGGCGTGGAGCCCGGGGCGTGCGCGTTCGGCGCGGAACTTGGGGTCTGGGGCCCGGGCGCTGGATGCCGGGGGCGCAGAGATGCGGGGCCGCGGCGCTGAGTGCGTGGTGCGGAGCTCAGCTGAGATTCTGGGCCCGTGTGCGGGAACGCGGAGCTGGCGTCGGGAGCCCGGGCCGCCTGTGTGTGTGGTGCGGAGCCCGGAGACAGTTCAGGGCGCTGTGCATGTGCACAGGATTGGGGCTTAGTAGCTGTGTGCGGGGGCGTGGAGCCCGGGTGGCGGCAGGGACCGGGGAGCTGAGAAGCCCGAGCTGGGGCCCAGGTTTCCAATGTCGTGGTGAGGAGCCGCGGGGGGAAGGATTAGGCGCCAGCCCGGGCACTGAGCGCTGTGTGGTGCGGTGCGGAACCAGGGACAGGAGCCAATGTTGAGTGAGGGGCGCGAACGGGGCTGCAGGAACCCGTGCTGGAAGCTGTGCTGAGGCTAGGAACCCCAGGGCTTGAGTCTGGGAAGCTGCTTCTCGGGTGGCATGCAGGACGGTGACCACAGAGCGCTGTGCGCTGGGGGTAGCGGAGCCTCGAAGGGTCCAcggtctttttgttttgaggccacaccctgcggtgctcagggttactggcTCTGCGCTTACGATTCATTCCTagcagggggaccctatgggatgtcagggacctaacccaggtcagtcccaggtgggCTGCTTTGCCCTACCTGCTTGTACTATCAATCCCGCCCAAAGACTCACAGTCTTGAGGCACCAGTAGGGGGTGTGGTATGTCTGGGGAGTCTGACCAGCACCAGGGAATGAGGAGCTGTGGACAGTGTGCATGCTATGCCCTGCCCACGGGCCAGCGCCCAACTCGGTTGTCATGATCCCTGATCGCTGCTTCCTG
This is a stretch of genomic DNA from Suncus etruscus isolate mSunEtr1 chromosome 5, mSunEtr1.pri.cur, whole genome shotgun sequence. It encodes these proteins:
- the RNPEPL1 gene encoding aminopeptidase RNPEPL1, giving the protein MAAQCCCRKAPGAEAAPARPPPEPPPALDVASASSAQLFRLRHLQLGLELRPEARELAGCLVLELCARRPALRALVLDAHPALRLHSAAFRRAPAQTCAFAFAAQPGPAPPPPPQPAFPDAPSAEPAGCPLAFRLDPFTDYGSSLTVTLPPELPAHQPFQVILRYTSTDAPAIWWLEPELTYGRTKPFVFTQGHSVCNRSFFPCFDTPAVKCTYSAVVKAPSGVQVLMSATRSTYEEEEGVYRFHMEHPVPAYLVALVAGDLQPADIGPRSRVWAEPCLLPTATSKLSGAVEQWLSAAERLYGPYMWGRYDIVFLPPSFPIVAMENPCLTFIISSILESDEFLVIDVIHEVAHSWFGNAVTNATWEEMWLSEGLATYAQRRITTETYGAAFTCLETAFRLDALHRQMKLLGEDSPVSKLQVKLEPGVNPSHLMNLFTYEKGYCFVYYLSQLCGDPQHFDNFLRAYVDKYKFTSVVAQDLLDSFLSFFPELKEQSVDCRAGLEFERWLNATGPPLAEPDLSQGFSLTRPVEALFQLWTAEPVDQAAASASAVDISKWRTFQTALFLDRLLDGSPLPQEVVTSLSQCYSALLDSMNAEIRIRWLQIVVRNDYYPDLHRVRRFLESQMSRMYTIPLYEDLCTGALKSFALDVFYQTQGRLHPNLRRTIQQILSQGLGPCGEQGATGEAQAAPAALLRGDEAPGSAIALRDVNVSA